One Pseudoalteromonas undina genomic region harbors:
- a CDS encoding phosphoadenosine phosphosulfate reductase family protein, translating to MTEKVKHVLGLSGGKDSSALALFVKETYPELDVEYFFTDTGYELPETNEFIDQLEEKLGYIHRLNARSLNNIEGRGEKDFAHLLKEHGNYLPSQRDRWCTVQMKLKPFEQWLDSFIKDGYKIKNYVGIRADEPERVGYMTIEKPIESVFPFREHGIVRSDIENILQRNGLELPEYYKWRSRSGCTFCFYQRKIEWVKLMEKHPDLFEEAKAFEKGDDNNTTVGERFYWMGQGQPLETLEDPAVQKRIIENHEKKVARFNKKKRRNALLGDFEGYCEFNELDDIYDEAEGGGACVTCYK from the coding sequence ATGACGGAAAAAGTTAAACATGTGTTAGGCCTCTCAGGTGGTAAAGATAGTAGTGCTTTAGCACTATTTGTTAAAGAAACTTATCCAGAGTTGGATGTTGAGTACTTTTTTACTGATACAGGCTATGAGCTTCCAGAAACTAATGAATTTATTGACCAACTTGAAGAAAAGTTAGGATATATTCATCGCTTAAATGCCCGCTCTTTAAATAATATAGAGGGGCGTGGCGAGAAAGATTTTGCCCATTTATTAAAAGAGCATGGTAATTACTTACCTTCTCAAAGAGATCGGTGGTGTACTGTTCAGATGAAGTTAAAACCATTTGAACAGTGGTTAGATAGCTTTATTAAAGATGGTTACAAAATAAAGAACTATGTTGGCATAAGAGCAGATGAACCTGAACGTGTTGGCTACATGACAATTGAAAAACCAATCGAATCAGTTTTTCCATTTAGGGAGCATGGCATAGTAAGAAGTGATATAGAGAATATATTACAGCGAAACGGTTTAGAATTGCCGGAATATTACAAATGGCGCTCTCGCTCTGGATGTACATTTTGTTTTTATCAGAGAAAGATTGAATGGGTTAAGCTCATGGAAAAGCACCCTGACTTGTTTGAAGAAGCAAAAGCTTTTGAAAAAGGCGATGACAATAATACGACCGTTGGTGAACGTTTTTACTGGATGGGCCAAGGTCAGCCATTAGAAACATTAGAAGACCCTGCAGTACAAAAACGTATTATTGAAAATCACGAGAAAAAAGTTGCTCGCTTTAACAAGAAAAAACGCCGTAATGCGCTATTAGGTGACTTTGAAGGTTATTGTGAGTTTAACGAGCTAGATGATATTTATGACGAAGCAGAAGGCGGTGGAGCCTGTGTGACATGTTATAAATAA